One Natrinema longum genomic window carries:
- a CDS encoding METTL5 family protein, with amino-acid sequence MSGLSRRTLARRLESIADFEDPSVSLEQYLTPAELAAHICHLAGLQDDLDRQVVDLGTGTGMLAIGAALAGADRVAGIDVDSDALELARRNERAAVGESGDTDRALAWLRGDVARHPFSIADATVVSNPPFGAQRGNRHADRAFLETASEIATVSYTIHNEGSQPFVESFAADEGGDVTHAFRAEFPIAKRFAFHTETQEALEVEVFRIEWG; translated from the coding sequence ATGAGCGGGCTCTCACGACGGACCCTCGCCCGGCGACTCGAGTCGATCGCGGACTTCGAGGATCCCTCCGTCTCCCTCGAGCAGTATCTGACGCCGGCGGAGCTCGCCGCCCACATCTGTCATCTGGCGGGGTTACAGGACGACCTCGACCGACAGGTCGTCGATCTGGGAACCGGGACGGGAATGCTCGCGATCGGGGCGGCACTCGCCGGTGCCGATCGGGTTGCCGGCATCGACGTCGATTCCGACGCACTCGAGTTGGCTCGTCGGAACGAACGGGCAGCCGTCGGCGAGAGTGGTGATACCGACCGCGCGCTCGCGTGGCTCCGCGGGGACGTTGCCCGCCATCCGTTTTCGATCGCCGATGCGACGGTCGTCTCGAATCCCCCATTCGGCGCACAGCGTGGAAACAGGCACGCGGATCGGGCCTTCCTCGAGACGGCCAGCGAGATCGCGACGGTTTCGTACACGATTCACAACGAAGGAAGCCAGCCGTTCGTCGAGTCGTTCGCCGCCGACGAGGGCGGGGACGTGACACACGCGTTCCGCGCGGAATTCCCCATCGCGAAGCGGTTCGCGTTCCACACCGAGACACAGGAGGCCCTCGAGGTCGAAGTGTTCCGCATCGAGTGGGGGTGA
- a CDS encoding zf-TFIIB domain-containing protein, producing the protein MDECPRCGGSIEEFSLGDVSTITCSRCGFADIPVEHQPAGEDTESWRDAFNRFYEDSAEG; encoded by the coding sequence ATGGACGAGTGCCCACGGTGTGGGGGATCCATCGAAGAGTTCTCGCTCGGGGACGTGTCGACGATCACGTGTTCCCGCTGTGGGTTCGCCGATATCCCCGTCGAACACCAGCCGGCCGGTGAGGACACCGAGTCCTGGCGGGACGCGTTCAACCGGTTTTACGAGGACTCCGCCGAGGGCTGA
- a CDS encoding DUF7139 domain-containing protein, whose product MSAEQAADGYLFDLYRRYIGEPEDRTDVYVGFGLFLGGIGLAIVGLLLFLWGNTFDARSVGYFAWVGPAYALAMVALPVAMLGIVVLLPSERRVLYISIAGAAVTIAAVVGFLVAYPKDWNGYGNDYTVQVIAVYAVGLAGITASTGAALIAHYLDMAQRVEAVESDADETDDEPDVSDAEVQRDIDEAMDDVELSWGGVEKTEHTRLSFDEDSLDDVDVDSSVGTTTTRSSGVDAQVAGLKGMKGGETKQTTSSSTVDDQTAKLKELREQQRAEELATADDDGAVDTLGKPFQNLLERFRTLLKRN is encoded by the coding sequence ATGTCAGCGGAACAGGCCGCAGACGGCTATCTCTTCGACCTTTACCGTCGATACATCGGTGAACCGGAAGACCGGACGGACGTCTACGTCGGGTTCGGGTTGTTTCTCGGCGGAATCGGGCTCGCGATCGTCGGACTCCTGCTCTTTCTGTGGGGCAATACGTTCGATGCGCGATCCGTCGGCTACTTCGCGTGGGTCGGCCCCGCATACGCCCTCGCGATGGTCGCACTTCCCGTCGCGATGCTCGGAATCGTCGTGTTGCTCCCCTCGGAACGACGAGTGTTGTACATCTCGATCGCCGGTGCCGCCGTCACGATCGCTGCAGTCGTCGGCTTCCTCGTCGCCTATCCCAAAGACTGGAACGGCTACGGCAACGACTACACCGTCCAGGTCATCGCGGTCTACGCCGTCGGCCTCGCCGGTATTACCGCGTCGACCGGTGCCGCACTGATCGCTCACTACCTGGATATGGCACAGCGAGTCGAGGCAGTCGAATCCGACGCCGACGAGACGGACGACGAACCCGACGTGAGCGACGCGGAGGTCCAACGGGACATCGACGAGGCGATGGACGACGTCGAACTGTCGTGGGGCGGCGTCGAGAAGACCGAACACACGCGACTGAGCTTCGACGAAGACAGCCTCGACGACGTCGACGTCGATAGCAGCGTCGGCACCACGACCACCCGCTCTTCGGGCGTCGACGCACAGGTCGCCGGTCTCAAAGGGATGAAAGGCGGCGAGACGAAGCAGACGACCTCGAGTTCGACGGTCGACGATCAGACGGCGAAACTCAAGGAACTGCGCGAGCAGCAACGAGCGGAGGAACTGGCGACCGCCGACGACGATGGTGCCGTCGACACGTTGGGGAAACCGTTCCAGAACCTGCTCGAGCGGTTCCGTACCCTCCTAAAACGTAATTAA
- the dph2 gene encoding diphthamide biosynthesis enzyme Dph2, translating into MSQESEYTEGDLRNTGMRLKHDREWDYELEEIVDAIEERDATKVGLQFPEGLKRRGPAVADDLRALADDDVTFMLSGQPCYGACDLDTYLMKRTDVFVHFGHSPMKDTDKVIYVPLFSNVEVTPIMEEALDTLEPPEETEGVGLVTTAQHMNRYEEMTEFLEERGYEVQSRRGDERLTHEGQVLGCNYASADVPAEQVLYVGGGKFHPLGLAMEHPDKHVVIADPVNNVVTVADTDKFMKQRYGAIHRAMDAEKWGVIFCTKIGQGRWEMAQDILDDNDNAYLITMDEVTPDRLRNFDMDAFVNTGCPRITTDDGPQFHKPMLTPGEYRIAVGDEPLDSLSFDTFHGTW; encoded by the coding sequence ATGAGTCAGGAGTCGGAGTACACCGAGGGGGACCTCCGGAATACGGGAATGCGTCTCAAGCACGATCGCGAATGGGATTACGAACTCGAGGAGATCGTCGATGCGATCGAGGAGCGAGACGCGACGAAAGTCGGACTGCAGTTCCCCGAGGGACTGAAACGACGGGGACCAGCCGTCGCGGACGACCTTCGGGCGCTGGCCGACGACGACGTGACGTTCATGCTCTCGGGACAGCCCTGCTACGGTGCCTGCGATCTGGACACCTATCTGATGAAGCGGACCGACGTGTTCGTTCACTTCGGTCACTCGCCGATGAAGGACACGGACAAGGTGATCTACGTGCCGCTGTTCTCGAACGTCGAGGTCACGCCGATCATGGAGGAGGCACTGGACACGTTAGAGCCCCCCGAGGAGACCGAGGGCGTCGGCCTCGTCACCACGGCCCAGCACATGAACCGGTACGAGGAGATGACCGAGTTCCTCGAGGAGCGGGGCTACGAGGTTCAGAGCCGTCGCGGTGACGAGCGACTGACCCACGAGGGACAGGTACTGGGCTGTAACTACGCGAGCGCAGACGTCCCCGCGGAGCAGGTGCTATACGTCGGCGGCGGGAAGTTCCATCCACTCGGATTGGCGATGGAACACCCCGACAAGCACGTCGTCATCGCGGATCCGGTCAACAACGTCGTTACCGTCGCGGACACGGACAAGTTCATGAAACAGCGCTACGGTGCCATCCACCGCGCGATGGACGCCGAGAAGTGGGGCGTCATCTTCTGTACCAAGATCGGACAGGGTCGCTGGGAGATGGCACAGGACATTCTCGACGACAACGATAACGCCTACCTCATCACGATGGACGAAGTGACGCCGGACCGCCTCCGAAATTTCGATATGGACGCGTTCGTCAACACCGGCTGTCCCCGAATTACGACCGACGACGGCCCGCAGTTCCACAAACCGATGCTCACCCCCGGCGAATACCGGATCGCCGTCGGCGACGAACCCCTCGACAGCCTCTCGTTCGACACGTTCCACGGTACCTGGTAG
- a CDS encoding DUF7344 domain-containing protein has protein sequence MNNSVPSGSPAAPREVPFDVLADARRRTAVRLVHEGSPEGVGKHDLGYQLAAVISDKPLAAITDGDHQRALVDLHHRLLPQLTDAGLLEEGDDETIRTADHPVFDESAFEAVITGDHTADADELDTMFGALANERRRTILAVLDDQFHPIATETLARDVAVREAETTQRAVPRERVDEVLASLVHVHLPVLHDATLVGYDAESGRVSDERHSALRGLAPVRERVAGD, from the coding sequence ATGAATAACTCAGTTCCGAGCGGATCGCCGGCCGCTCCTCGCGAGGTGCCGTTCGATGTCCTCGCCGACGCTCGCCGACGGACCGCCGTCCGACTCGTCCACGAAGGGTCGCCGGAGGGTGTCGGGAAACACGATCTTGGGTACCAACTCGCCGCAGTAATATCGGACAAACCCCTGGCCGCGATCACTGACGGCGACCACCAGCGGGCGCTCGTCGACCTCCATCACCGGCTCCTGCCGCAGTTGACGGACGCGGGCCTGCTCGAGGAAGGCGACGACGAGACGATCCGGACGGCCGACCATCCGGTGTTCGACGAGTCCGCGTTCGAAGCGGTCATCACGGGCGATCATACCGCCGACGCCGACGAACTCGATACGATGTTCGGGGCCCTCGCCAACGAACGCCGACGGACGATCCTCGCAGTACTCGACGACCAGTTCCACCCGATCGCGACCGAAACGCTCGCTCGCGACGTCGCGGTTCGCGAGGCCGAGACGACCCAGCGTGCGGTCCCCCGAGAGCGCGTCGACGAGGTACTGGCATCGCTGGTTCACGTCCACCTCCCGGTGTTGCACGACGCGACGCTCGTCGGCTACGACGCCGAGTCGGGCCGAGTCTCCGACGAGCGCCACTCCGCACTTCGCGGACTGGCTCCGGTCCGGGAACGAGTCGCCGGCGACTGA
- a CDS encoding MBL fold metallo-hydrolase, protein MTRSDWGDWLVRDVEETDPEGVSIWYLGCNGFILKGTGGTTIYIDPYVGLGDPPRTVRMIPVPFDPDDVEEADAVLVTHEHTDHVHGPSQAPILANTGATLYAPDDSVAVAREEEAWTDEWAVTDDQLTEVTEGDTIEVGEFTIHVEQASDPDATHPVSYVFEHEAGTFFHGGDTKPCEEFERIGDEYAIDLAALAFGTVGQILDKRTREPKRTRWYNDENQLIECAAALECERLLPSHWDMWKGLTADPTALHHHAQSFEYPQRLEIVEIGDRTDL, encoded by the coding sequence ATGACTCGGAGCGACTGGGGCGACTGGCTCGTCCGCGACGTCGAAGAAACGGATCCGGAGGGCGTCTCGATCTGGTATCTCGGCTGTAACGGCTTCATCCTGAAGGGGACTGGCGGAACGACGATCTATATCGATCCGTACGTCGGCCTCGGCGACCCGCCGCGAACGGTCCGCATGATCCCCGTCCCGTTCGATCCGGACGATGTCGAGGAAGCCGACGCCGTCCTCGTGACCCACGAACACACTGACCACGTCCACGGGCCGAGCCAGGCACCGATCCTCGCGAACACCGGCGCAACGCTGTACGCGCCCGACGACAGCGTCGCGGTCGCCCGCGAGGAGGAGGCGTGGACCGACGAGTGGGCGGTCACCGACGACCAGTTGACCGAAGTCACCGAAGGCGACACGATCGAGGTCGGCGAGTTTACGATCCACGTCGAGCAAGCGTCCGATCCCGACGCGACCCATCCCGTAAGCTACGTCTTCGAACACGAGGCAGGGACGTTCTTCCACGGCGGCGACACGAAGCCGTGCGAGGAGTTCGAGCGAATCGGCGACGAGTACGCGATCGACCTCGCGGCACTCGCCTTCGGAACCGTCGGACAGATCCTCGACAAACGGACCCGCGAGCCGAAACGGACCCGCTGGTACAACGACGAGAACCAGCTCATCGAGTGCGCCGCTGCCCTCGAGTGTGAACGACTCCTGCCCAGCCACTGGGATATGTGGAAAGGGCTAACCGCCGATCCGACGGCGCTCCATCACCACGCACAGAGTTTCGAGTATCCACAGCGCCTCGAGATCGTCGAGATCGGGGATCGAACCGACCTGTAA
- a CDS encoding AAA family ATPase, which translates to MSSTADTDDVIEVSTDGIAVRKTFAADDFPVPAIRFEIESDRPNPVTFQLSEEIPESFPMDKVGFHPDYHSDDWTAFQDHHVEFTATLEPDEQLETVYGIQIDDESQAAEFLTEPTIVERDAGTDSEGEADEVDDGVIDNIVSEDRNQPVKDMISGESDSVPGLEDEAETDDTTVEESGGLDLDLGDVDTDPDPVDDEADDTAAEDDTPDIDLGFDEEEIPEPDDDEEPTVDLDLGTDTDDTDDEIDLGTDTDDTDDEIDLGTDTDATDDEIDLGTDTDATDDTESEPEPEIELDLEDSAATLDEDEEEETESETVETVDEPVDDESVEPEPESESSEPEPEAESEETIEASADPDSDSVADTTEEEGTPATDEGGEPATDTETVATPDPEFEGSIASRLATEIREGTIDDNDLEAIRSELDLEPAGPDIAKVEHLQSRVEEVAAYTDALETFLEENGTGAQLIEEVQAEMDALEADLESIDDRLEGTESNVDELEADVTDLTDWNSTLEADLNTVDDDIDELEADLETVADDLSETEADVQSVEEDVDSVEEDVQSIEEDVDSVEEDVQSIEEDVDSVEEDVQSIEEDVESVEEDIESVEAELEDVHADVTDIQEWRDQLGSMFSD; encoded by the coding sequence ATGAGTAGTACCGCCGACACGGACGACGTGATCGAGGTCAGTACTGACGGGATAGCCGTCCGAAAGACGTTCGCTGCGGACGATTTTCCCGTCCCTGCGATCCGGTTCGAGATCGAGTCGGACCGCCCGAATCCAGTAACGTTTCAGCTCTCGGAGGAAATCCCCGAATCGTTCCCGATGGACAAAGTCGGGTTTCATCCGGATTATCACAGCGACGACTGGACCGCGTTTCAGGACCATCACGTCGAGTTTACCGCGACGCTCGAACCCGACGAACAACTCGAGACGGTCTATGGCATCCAGATCGACGACGAGAGCCAGGCCGCCGAGTTCCTCACCGAACCGACGATCGTCGAACGCGACGCCGGCACCGATAGCGAGGGAGAGGCCGACGAAGTCGACGACGGGGTGATCGACAATATCGTCTCGGAAGATCGAAACCAGCCCGTCAAAGACATGATTTCCGGAGAGTCGGACTCGGTTCCCGGCCTCGAAGACGAGGCCGAAACCGACGACACCACAGTAGAGGAGTCGGGCGGACTCGACCTGGATCTCGGCGATGTCGATACGGATCCCGATCCGGTCGACGACGAGGCAGACGACACGGCAGCGGAGGACGACACGCCGGATATCGATCTCGGATTCGACGAAGAGGAGATTCCGGAACCGGACGACGACGAGGAGCCCACGGTCGACCTCGACCTCGGAACCGACACCGACGACACCGACGACGAGATCGACCTCGGAACCGACACCGACGACACCGACGACGAGATCGACCTCGGAACCGACACCGACGCCACCGACGACGAGATCGACCTCGGAACCGACACCGACGCCACCGACGACACCGAATCCGAACCCGAACCCGAAATCGAGCTCGATCTCGAGGATTCGGCAGCCACACTCGACGAAGACGAGGAGGAGGAAACCGAGTCTGAGACCGTCGAGACGGTGGATGAACCCGTCGACGACGAGTCAGTGGAGCCGGAACCCGAATCCGAGTCCTCCGAACCGGAGCCCGAAGCCGAATCCGAGGAGACGATCGAAGCGTCGGCCGATCCGGACTCCGACTCCGTAGCCGACACGACGGAGGAAGAGGGGACACCCGCGACCGACGAAGGCGGTGAGCCCGCCACCGATACGGAGACGGTGGCGACCCCCGATCCCGAATTCGAGGGGTCGATCGCATCCCGTCTCGCAACCGAGATTCGCGAGGGGACGATCGACGACAACGATCTCGAGGCGATTCGGTCCGAGCTCGATCTCGAACCCGCGGGCCCCGATATCGCGAAAGTCGAACACCTTCAATCCCGCGTCGAGGAGGTCGCGGCCTACACCGACGCACTCGAGACATTCCTCGAGGAGAACGGCACCGGCGCTCAGCTCATCGAGGAGGTCCAGGCCGAAATGGACGCGCTCGAAGCGGACCTCGAGTCGATCGACGACCGGCTCGAGGGAACGGAATCGAACGTCGACGAACTCGAAGCCGACGTCACTGATCTGACCGACTGGAACAGCACTCTCGAAGCGGACCTGAACACGGTCGACGACGATATCGACGAACTCGAAGCAGATCTCGAGACGGTTGCGGACGATCTCTCGGAGACCGAAGCGGACGTCCAATCCGTCGAGGAAGACGTCGACTCCGTCGAAGAAGACGTCCAATCCATCGAGGAAGACGTCGACTCCGTCGAAGAGGATGTCCAATCCATCGAGGAAGACGTCGACTCCGTCGAAGAGGATGTCCAATCCATCGAGGAAGACGTCGAATCAGTCGAGGAGGACATCGAATCCGTCGAAGCGGAGCTCGAGGACGTGCACGCGGACGTAACGGACATCCAGGAGTGGCGCGACCAGCTCGGTTCGATGTTCTCGGACTGA
- a CDS encoding MaoC/PaaZ C-terminal domain-containing protein, with the protein MSSTSDADAESFFEQTAGGDRMVTQGRTITEADVTNFAGVSGDFNHLHTDGARMADSSFGERIAHGMLVLSAATGLIWQTRSTLERESVVAFYGMDDLRFTAPTFIGDTIRVEREVLETERTPDAPGTGTVRYQVDVIKDDETTVLSCEMTSLVD; encoded by the coding sequence ATGAGTTCGACGAGCGATGCCGACGCCGAGAGCTTCTTCGAGCAGACTGCGGGCGGCGATCGAATGGTCACTCAGGGCCGAACGATCACCGAGGCCGACGTAACGAACTTCGCCGGTGTCTCGGGGGATTTCAATCACCTTCACACCGACGGTGCCCGCATGGCCGACTCGTCGTTCGGGGAGCGGATCGCTCACGGCATGCTCGTCCTCTCGGCCGCGACGGGCCTGATCTGGCAGACCCGCAGCACGCTCGAGCGCGAATCGGTCGTCGCCTTCTACGGCATGGACGACCTCCGCTTTACCGCGCCGACCTTCATCGGCGACACGATTCGAGTCGAGCGGGAGGTCCTCGAGACGGAGCGGACGCCCGATGCACCGGGCACTGGCACGGTTCGCTACCAGGTCGACGTGATCAAAGACGACGAGACGACGGTGCTTTCCTGTGAGATGACGTCGCTCGTCGATTAG
- a CDS encoding tyrosine-type recombinase/integrase encodes MATEPGADAPSDVTDPIEYFLDDQRYHGKSERTLEAYERVLRQFEAFLDERFDVAAVGAAQRRECMAWIHSLRGAFESSTIATYASYLNRFYDYMTRVGVFDDNPMALVMEEMSESIETNPTRRDISVEEMRSFVDSIAHPLERAVVVTLLKTGMRVGELCNLDLQDLHLETPELDLEWTARVGLERRPSSLFVSSKPARGTIVNGEERAASNKRKRETVVPIDAELRRVLLEWLAIRPDTVSGARPLFLDTRDSWGQRLTPSDVRYIVEKHARERGWYRTGGGTQENVTPHYFRHFFTTHLRDRTGDRGIVQYLRGDVAGDVIDTYTHNWGDRVRETYLECIYSVT; translated from the coding sequence ATGGCGACTGAGCCCGGAGCCGACGCGCCCTCGGACGTGACGGATCCAATCGAATACTTCCTCGACGACCAGCGCTATCACGGGAAGAGCGAACGGACGCTCGAGGCCTACGAACGCGTCCTCCGGCAGTTCGAGGCGTTCCTCGACGAGCGCTTCGACGTGGCGGCGGTCGGCGCGGCCCAACGGCGGGAGTGTATGGCCTGGATTCACTCGCTGCGCGGGGCGTTCGAATCCAGCACGATCGCGACCTACGCCTCGTATCTCAACCGATTCTACGACTACATGACTCGTGTCGGCGTCTTCGACGACAATCCGATGGCCCTCGTCATGGAGGAGATGTCCGAATCGATCGAGACGAACCCGACGCGACGGGACATCTCGGTCGAGGAAATGCGATCGTTCGTCGACTCCATCGCACATCCCCTCGAGCGGGCCGTCGTCGTTACGCTGCTGAAAACCGGGATGCGTGTCGGCGAACTCTGCAACCTCGATCTGCAGGATCTTCACCTCGAGACACCGGAGCTCGACCTCGAATGGACGGCCCGCGTCGGTCTCGAGCGCCGGCCGTCGTCGCTGTTCGTTTCGTCGAAGCCCGCTCGTGGCACGATCGTCAACGGCGAAGAGCGGGCAGCCTCGAACAAGCGAAAGCGGGAGACGGTGGTTCCGATCGATGCCGAACTGCGGCGTGTGCTCCTCGAGTGGCTGGCCATCCGGCCGGATACGGTCTCGGGGGCACGACCGCTCTTTCTCGACACCCGCGATTCGTGGGGCCAGCGGCTCACGCCCTCGGACGTGCGCTATATCGTCGAGAAACACGCTCGAGAGCGCGGCTGGTACCGGACCGGCGGTGGCACCCAGGAGAACGTCACGCCCCACTACTTCCGGCACTTCTTCACGACCCATCTTCGGGACCGAACCGGTGATCGAGGGATCGTCCAGTACCTCCGAGGCGATGTCGCCGGCGACGTCATCGATACGTACACCCACAACTGGGGCGACCGCGTCCGGGAGACCTATCTCGAGTGTATCTATTCCGTGACTTGA
- a CDS encoding DUF5805 domain-containing protein: MSDSADTSRTAVKTYVPAYQKAEWESHAEELDMSQSEFVRTMVQAGRQGFESDSAKPDSHDPDPGGNGLETQVLELLAADTYSWEELLEAVADDIESRLDETLEELQSNNRIRYSGRHGGYTTVDGGGDGD, from the coding sequence ATGAGCGATTCGGCGGACACGTCTAGAACGGCTGTCAAAACCTACGTTCCGGCCTACCAGAAAGCGGAGTGGGAATCCCACGCCGAGGAACTCGACATGAGCCAGAGCGAGTTCGTCCGAACGATGGTTCAGGCGGGGCGTCAGGGGTTCGAATCCGACTCGGCGAAACCCGATTCTCACGACCCAGACCCTGGGGGTAACGGCCTCGAGACACAGGTCCTCGAGTTACTCGCCGCTGACACGTACTCGTGGGAGGAACTCCTCGAGGCGGTTGCCGACGACATCGAGTCGCGGTTGGACGAGACCCTCGAGGAGTTACAATCGAACAACCGAATTCGATACAGCGGTCGCCACGGCGGCTACACGACCGTCGACGGTGGTGGCGATGGCGACTGA
- a CDS encoding SDR family NAD(P)-dependent oxidoreductase, whose translation MTVEEAMAKYGPSELTRDDLLVLEDPHYTAENVAIVTGAGSGIGRATALAFVANGLTVIATDRDEDGLAETRSRAAELSLPGELVTVVGDLTDDAALERIVDEAAAQGNVRYLANIAGIQTIAPIESFPIEKYDLMHDVMQRAPLVLTKHCLPHFRDNEDGKGVVGNMCSVHGHIVTQDKVAYNTTKFGLRGLTQSIAAEGEGKARAFTVSTAYVKTALVAKQLPETADQREMTVDEVVENVMLEDTRVKELMEPYEVANLFVMGCSTHSKHLNGGDMTHEGGMSLTY comes from the coding sequence ATGACCGTCGAAGAGGCGATGGCGAAGTACGGGCCGTCAGAACTCACGCGGGACGATCTCCTGGTCCTCGAGGACCCACACTACACCGCCGAGAACGTCGCGATCGTGACGGGTGCCGGCTCCGGTATCGGACGGGCGACCGCGCTGGCGTTCGTGGCGAACGGGTTGACTGTCATCGCGACGGACCGCGACGAAGACGGGCTCGCCGAGACACGGAGCCGGGCCGCGGAACTGTCGCTCCCGGGAGAACTCGTCACGGTCGTCGGCGACCTGACCGACGACGCGGCCCTCGAGCGGATCGTCGACGAAGCAGCGGCGCAGGGCAACGTTCGGTATCTGGCGAACATCGCCGGGATCCAGACCATCGCCCCCATCGAATCGTTTCCCATCGAGAAGTACGACCTGATGCACGACGTCATGCAGCGCGCCCCGCTGGTGTTGACGAAACACTGCTTGCCACACTTCCGGGACAACGAGGACGGCAAGGGTGTCGTCGGGAACATGTGCTCGGTCCACGGCCACATCGTGACGCAGGACAAGGTGGCGTACAACACGACGAAGTTCGGGCTTCGTGGGCTCACGCAGTCGATCGCTGCCGAGGGAGAGGGGAAGGCGCGAGCGTTTACCGTCAGTACTGCCTACGTGAAGACGGCGCTCGTCGCGAAACAGCTGCCCGAGACGGCGGATCAGCGCGAGATGACCGTCGACGAGGTCGTCGAGAACGTGATGCTCGAGGACACTCGGGTCAAGGAACTGATGGAACCCTACGAGGTCGCGAACCTGTTCGTGATGGGCTGTTCGACTCACAGCAAGCACCTCAACGGCGGCGACATGACCCACGAGGGCGGGATGAGCCTGACCTACTGA
- a CDS encoding PH domain-containing protein encodes MRKLHPASIAVRSLSRSLNTGLLFFVIGIVASPGGNGMDVLSILPLVAVGVVIGIVYEFAYYQRFRYELTGDTFDVTSGVISRRDRELPLGRVQNVDIRQNVLGRILGIAAVHVETAGGGQTEVSLQYVDEDEAHHLRRQLRSGASASESPSTEATTLEDQANAPEGETAEDEELLFEIQRHELVILSVFTIDPGASLLGGIALSFASGFDPTTLLPADRLPELPGPATGLFALAWGLFLFLLAAWIISAALTFTRYYGFRLTRVDDELYYERGLLQRYSGTIPLEKVQTLTITESIPFRWFGYAALSVETAGYAPGQSDSRGTESAIPLADADRVAELARAIEPFGAIDLESPPRRARERYAVRYLLVVGVVVGIAYVASRYTTVVQRWYLLAVLAVLAPIAAHLKWSNRGYHVGDRYLLTRTGFWRRTTKVVPYYRVQAVLHQATIFQRRRRLASVTADTASSASLLGRTATAHDVDADRGLELQTAIEERLQDRLRARKRQRTVDRWFQEPTNPENESSESDGPT; translated from the coding sequence ATGAGGAAACTCCATCCGGCATCGATCGCCGTCCGGTCGCTCTCGCGCAGCCTCAACACCGGGCTCCTGTTTTTCGTCATCGGGATCGTCGCCTCGCCCGGCGGAAACGGAATGGACGTGCTCTCGATCCTTCCGCTCGTGGCCGTCGGGGTCGTCATCGGGATCGTCTACGAGTTCGCCTACTACCAGCGATTCCGGTACGAACTCACCGGCGACACGTTCGACGTCACGTCCGGCGTGATCTCGCGGCGGGACCGCGAACTCCCGCTGGGACGGGTCCAGAACGTCGACATCAGACAAAACGTCCTCGGACGAATCCTCGGCATCGCTGCCGTCCACGTCGAAACGGCCGGTGGTGGCCAGACCGAGGTCAGCCTCCAGTACGTCGACGAAGACGAGGCACACCATCTCAGACGCCAACTCCGGAGCGGTGCGAGTGCCAGCGAGTCCCCATCTACCGAGGCGACTACCCTCGAAGACCAAGCGAACGCTCCCGAGGGGGAGACGGCCGAGGACGAAGAACTCCTGTTCGAAATTCAGCGACACGAACTCGTGATCCTGAGCGTGTTCACCATCGATCCGGGGGCGAGTTTGCTCGGCGGCATCGCACTCTCGTTCGCGAGCGGCTTCGATCCCACGACCTTGCTTCCCGCCGATCGTCTCCCGGAACTTCCCGGCCCGGCGACCGGCCTGTTCGCACTCGCATGGGGGCTTTTCCTCTTCCTGCTCGCTGCCTGGATCATCAGCGCGGCTCTCACGTTTACCAGATACTACGGCTTCCGGCTCACTCGCGTCGACGACGAACTCTACTACGAGCGTGGCCTCTTGCAACGGTACAGCGGGACGATCCCCCTCGAGAAGGTCCAGACGCTGACGATCACGGAGTCGATCCCCTTCCGGTGGTTCGGCTACGCCGCGCTGAGCGTCGAGACGGCCGGCTATGCGCCGGGCCAATCTGACTCCCGCGGAACCGAGTCGGCGATTCCCCTCGCCGACGCCGACCGCGTGGCCGAACTCGCACGCGCGATCGAGCCGTTCGGAGCGATCGATCTCGAGTCGCCGCCACGACGCGCTCGAGAGCGGTACGCGGTCCGATACCTGCTCGTCGTCGGTGTCGTCGTCGGCATCGCGTACGTCGCTTCCCGCTATACGACCGTCGTCCAGCGGTGGTACCTCCTCGCCGTCCTCGCCGTGCTCGCCCCGATCGCTGCGCATCTGAAGTGGTCGAACCGCGGCTATCACGTTGGCGACCGGTACCTCCTCACGCGAACGGGATTTTGGCGGCGAACGACGAAGGTCGTTCCCTACTACCGAGTCCAGGCCGTTCTCCACCAGGCGACGATATTTCAACGTCGGCGTCGACTCGCCAGCGTAACGGCTGATACCGCCAGTTCGGCTTCCCTCCTCGGACGGACCGCAACTGCCCACGACGTGGACGCGGATCGCGGCCTCGAGTTACAAACCGCCATCGAGGAGCGATTACAGGACCGACTCCGGGCGCGCAAACGCCAGCGGACGGTCGATCGGTGGTTTCAGGAACCGACGAATCCGGAGAACGAGTCCTCCGAGAGCGACGGTCCCACCTGA